In the Leishmania donovani BPK282A1 complete genome, chromosome 31 genome, one interval contains:
- a CDS encoding amino acid transporter aATP11, putative, with protein sequence MKAVEATRVSSTVLAQDIPREVDADAEELAEMDVADGNKVPAHVCPDDSFHSKDRGNRDLSTIGRLLQVMIPYGGMLSSSFSMASTTIGAGILGLPAAFHSVGIIMATVYLVLITAETVYSMRLLVQVSEKTGLRSFEEMAKQLLHPRANIFVAIIRALHIFGGSVAYVVTIGDLLKPILSSSASTPPFLLTSIGLKLLTTGFWLVFMFPLVLLRRINSLRYVSAFGILFILYLALVVITHSAMNGMRARPRPTTRLISTGNMAIEGLGVFIFSYMCQINCLEVALEMRPRSLGRFTICAAVSMTICGILYYATGLFGYLDFGEMRGSILLRYNPLQQPHVFVGYVGVFIKICASFGLLNNACRSALFPLIGWDPYTVVYWKYLIGAVSLAVLVLMLGLFVPNVNIVFGFTGGVCGGFVGFILPALFVMYAGGWSFRSVGVINYCCTYLVLAAGVVAVVFGTAATIYSVATN encoded by the coding sequence ATGAAGGCAGTGGAAGCCACTCGGGTGTCGAGTACGGTACTAGCGCAGGATATTCCGCGAGAGGTCGACGCGGACGCCGAGGAGCTTGCTGAGATGGATGTCGCCGATGGCAACAAGGTGCCTGCGCACGTTTGCCCAGATGACAGCTTCCATTCAAAGGACAGGGGCAACAGAGACCTCAGCACCATTGGCCGCCTCCTACAAGTCATGATTCCGTATGGCGGCATGCTAtcgagcagcttcagcatGGCCTCTACCACCATCGGTGCCGGCATCCTTGGGCTGCCGGCGGCCTTCCATAGTGTCGGCATTATTATGGCCACTGTCTATCTCGTACTGATCACGGCCGAGACCGTGTACTCCATGCGGCTTCTCGTGCAGGTTTCGGAGAAGACAGGTCTTCGCTCCTTCGAGGAGATGGCGAAGCAGCTTCTGCATCCGCGCGCCAATATCTTTGTCGCCATCATCCGCGCGCTGCACATCTTCGGCGGCTCCGTCGCCTACGTTGTCACCATCGGTGACCTTCTCAAGCCGATCCTCAGCTCCTCTGCGTCAACACCCCCGTTCCTTCTCACCTCCATAGGCCTGAAGCTCCTCACTACCGGTTTCTGGCTGGTCTTTATGTTTCCGCTCGTCCTGCTGCGCAGAATCAACTCGCTCCGCTACGTCTCCGCCTTCGGCATTCTCTTCATCCTGTACTTGGCTCTCGTGGTCATTACCCACAGCGCCATGAATGGAATGAGAGCGCGTCCTCGTCCAACAACGCGGCTGATTAGCACTGGCAACATGGCCATTGAGGGCCTCGGAGTGTTCATCTTCTCCTACATGTGCCAGATCAACTGCTTGGAAGTGGCGCTCGAGATGCGACCTCGCAGCCTGGGCCGCTTCAcgatctgcgccgccgtgagTATGACCATCTGCGGTATCCTGTACTACGCCACTGGCCTCTTCGGCTACCTTGACTTCGGCGAAATGCGAGGCTCCATCCTGCTTCGCTACAACCCACTTCAACAACCGCACGTGTTCGTGGGCTACGTCGGCGTGTTCATCAAGATCTGCGCCTCCTTTGGTCTCCTGAACAacgcgtgccgcagcgctctctttcctctcaTTGGCTGGGACCCCTACACCGTAGTCTACTGGAAGTACCTCATCGGCGCTGTTTCTCTTGCTGTCCTCGTACTCATGCTCGGGCTGTTTGTGCCGAACGTGAACATAGTGTTTGGGTTTACGGGAGGTGTATGTGGTGGTTTTGTTGGGTTTATCCTCCCTGCGCTATTTGTGATGTACGCTGGAGGGTGGTCGTTTCGCTCCGTGGGAGTAATCAACTACTGCTGCACCTACCTCGTTTTGGCTGCTGGCGTGGTAGCCGTTGTCTtcggcactgctgccaccaTCTACAGCGTCGCTACTAACTAA
- a CDS encoding mevalonate kinase, putative, with protein MPKPVKRKTTGKNIGYGKVILFGEHFVVHGAEAIVAGISEYTECRLEINPGVPGLQVDDQRPAIPGYIAQKRDEQIKAHQLVLDHLKVDLSRDGLKMLIGGPLVPSSGIGASASDVVAFSRALSELYQLNLTDEEVNQSAFVGEGGYHGTPSGADNTAATYGGLISYRRHDGKSAFKPIAFQQRLYLVVVGTGINASTAKVVNDVHKMKKQQPAQFKRLYDNYTHIVSQAREALQKGDLQRLGQLMNANHDLCRQIDVSCRELESIVQTCRTYGALGAKLSGTGRGGIAVALAASSDQRDAIVKGLKAKCPEAKFIWRYTVQPSTASNL; from the coding sequence ATGCCAAAGCCCGTCAAGAGAAAGACAACCGGCAAGAACATCGGCTATGGCAAAGTGATTCTCTTTGGTGAGCACTTTGTCGTGCACGGTGCCGAAGCCATTGTTGCCGGTATCAGTGAGTATACGGAGTGCCGCCTGGAGATTAATCCCGGCGTCCCCGGACTGCAGGTGGACGACCAGCGCCCTGCTATCCCCGGCTACATTGCACAGAAGCGCGACGAGCAGATAAAGGCGCATCAGCTCGTCCTCGATCACCTGAAGGTGGACCTGTCTAGGGATGGGCTGAAGATGCTCATTGGTGGACCGCTGGTACCGAGCAGTGGCATTGGTGCCTCCGCCAGTGACGTCGTGGCCTTCTCGCGCGCCTTGAGTGAGTTGTACCAGCTGAACTTGACGGATGAAGAGGTGAATCAGAGCGCATTTgtcggcgagggcggctATCACGGCACACCAAGCGGGGCTGATAACACTGCCGCAACGTATGGCGGACTCATTTCGTACCGTCGCCACGACGGCAAAAGTGCCTTCAAGCCCATCGCgttccagcagcgcctctaCCTAGTCGTCGTGGGCACCGGTATCAACGCCAGCACCGCGAAGGTTGTCAATGACGTACACAAGAtgaagaagcagcagccagcgcagTTCAAGCGACTGTACGATAACTACACCCACATCGTCTCCCAGGCTCGTGAGGCCTTGCAGAAGGGTGACCTCCAGCGGTTAGGGCAGCTGATGAACGCCAACCACGATCTGTGCCGCCAGATCGACGTATCGTGTCGTGAGTTGGAGTCGATTGTGCAGACGTGCCGCACTTATGGTGCTCTTGGCGCGAAGCTGTCGGGCACCGGCCGTGGCGGCATTGCCGTAGCTTTGGCGGCGTCAAGTGACCAGCGCGATGCCATTGTGAAAGGCCTCAAGGCGAAGTGCCCCGAAGCTAAGTTCATTTGGAGGTATACAGTACAGCCTTCCACCGCGTCAAACCTGTAA
- a CDS encoding C-5 sterol desaturase, putative, translating to MEPLYAKMASFDMEALTPAQKYGIQAAFLGIIFVSFGVYSSVVIPVIAAVVKGRIPERVKPLEKLTVKDKLYVGFAKAVTAVFVYHTYQFIRNTEVSRMSPDFLDGPAVVRSVLWLPVHLPALFILYDFFYTLFHWTLHWPPIYSLIHKHHHRQMSPFRGNTDAINDNPIEYVSGEYLHLLALYLLTRLTPVGQVHALTAIIFIFLGGTLASLNHTRVDLHIPYLFNVKAHDYHHRQPRVNFGQYIMLWDWVFGTFQAEGLPSEVSAKSLKKAV from the coding sequence ATGGAGCCTCTCTACGCCAAGATGGCCTCCTTCGACatggaggcgctgacgccggcgcagaaGTACGGCATCCAGGCCGCGTTTCTGGGAATCATCTTTGTGAGCTTCGGTGTGtacagcagcgtcgtcatCCCTGTcatcgcggcggtggtgaagggGCGCATTCCCGAGCGTGTGAAGCCTCTAGAGAAGCTGACGGTGAAGGACAAGTTGTACGTTGGTTTTGCCAAGGCGGTGACCGCCGTCTTCGTGTACCACACGTACCAGTTCATCCGCAACACAGAGGTGAGCCGCATGTCACCCGACTTCCTGGACGGCCCTGCCGTGGTGCGGTCGGTGCTGTGGCTGCCGGTACACCTGCCGGCGCTCTTCATTCTCTACGACTTCTTCTACACACTGTTCCACTGGACCCTTCACTGGCCCCCCATCTACTCCCTCATTCACAAGCATCATCATCGGCAGATGTCTCCCTTTCGCGGCAACACCGACGCCATCAATGATAACCCAATCGAGTACGTCTCGGGCGAGTACCTGCACCTGCTGGCGCTGTACCTGCTGACACGCTTGACGCCCGTGGGCCAGGTGCACGCACTGACGGCTATCATCTTCATCTTTCTTGGCGGCACTCTCGCCAGCCTGAACCACACCCGCGTGGACTTACACATTCCGTACTTGTTCAACGTGAAGGCACACGACTaccaccaccggcagccGCGCGTCAACTTTGGGCAGTACATCATGCTCTGGGACTGGGTGTTTGGCACCTTCCAGGCCGAGGGGCTGCCCTCGGAGGTGTCGGCGAAGAGCCTCAAGAAGGCAGTGTGA
- a CDS encoding amino acid transporter aATP11, putative, whose translation MSTPNPPDRAPLVSNAQGLHQREDDQQQETAPRSVSVFSQPRSMHDNGENLKEDDYSRRMSINLSNIDMEPLGVSEVLLDGHRLHKNDDTHGGSHLKRVLESGEEGDEADQHPPKPPGTLRKAIHVLRFYFNVVVPFGGFLATTFNLASATLGAGIISIPSGFNLSGVIMSCVYLILAAAGTIYSMNLLAKVMVKTGLRTYAQSARVLLGRGADYFLAVLIIIQCFGGSVAYIIATSTLLSPILNAPSAPAFLKTKQGNRIITSVVWLTFMLPLVFPKKVNSLRYVSTFGVLFIVYFVACMIGHSATHGLHNPSIRSEMRMMRTGNEALEGLGVFLFSLMVQLNAYDIFFEMQHKTVLHFTLYTTIATGMCVLLYILSGIFGYADFGSKVRDSVLSLYDPIKEPYMAVGYIGIVIKICVAFALHMIPFRDALYHFFRWTPEEVPYWKHCLVMAVPATAALLCGLFIPTVNTVLGLLGSFCGGIIGMIMPALFYMYTGDFNLREVGLLNYVATHLLLVGGVVSVVFGTVTTIYSTSQRSFVS comes from the coding sequence ATGAGCACGCCGAATCCCCCCGACAGAGCGCCGTTGGTGAGCAATGCACAAGGCCTGCACCAGCGCGAGGATGATCAGCAGCAGGAAACCGCCCCCCGCAGTGTTTCCGTCTTTTCGCAGCCGCGGTCGATGCACGATAACGGTGAGAATCTCAAGGAGGACGACTACAGTCGCCGCATGAGCATCAACTTGTCTAACATCGACATGGAGCCGCTTGGCGTGTCGGAGGTGCTTCTGGATGGGCATCGGTTGCACAAGAACGATGACACGCACGGGGGCAGTCACCTAAAACGCGTGTTGGAaagcggggaggagggcgacgaaGCTGACCAGCATCCGCCAAAGCCGCCCGGGACGTTGCGCAAGGCGATTCACGTGCTGCGTTTCTACTTCAACGTGGTCGTGCCATTTGGCGGCTTCCTCGCCACCACCTTCAACCTTGCCTCCGCCACTCTCGGTGCCGGCATCATCTCCATCCCCTCCGGCTTCAACCTGAGCGGGGTGATCATGTCCTGCGTCTACCTCATCCTGGCTGCGGCTGGCACAATCTACTCCATGAACCTTCTGGCGAAGGTGATGGTCAAGACAGGGCTTCGGACCTATGCCCAGtcggcgcgtgtgctgctcggccgcggcgccgactACTTTCTCGCTGTGCTCATCATCATCCAGTGCTTCGGTGGGTCTGTCGCGTACATCATCGCAACGAGCACGCTGCTGAGCCCCATCCTGAATGCCCCGAGCGCGCCTGCGTTCCTGAAGACAAAGCAGGGCAACCGCATCATAACGTCGGTGGTGTGGCTCACCTTCATGTTGCCGCTCGTGTTTCCCAAGAAGGTGAACTCGTTGCGCTACGTGTCCACCTTTGGTGTGCTCTTCATTGTGTACTTTGTGGCATGCATGATTGGGCACTCCGCCACGCATGGGCTGCACAACCCATCGATTCGAAGCGAGATGCGCATGATGCGCACTGGCAAcgaggcgctggagggcCTCGGCGTGTTTCTCTTCAGTTTGATGGTGCAGCTGAACGCCTACGACATCTTCTTTGAGATGCAGCACAAGACGGTGCTCCACTTTACCCTCTACACAACCATCGCCACTGgcatgtgcgtgctgctctaCATCCTCTCGGGCATCTTCGGCTACGCGGATTTCGGCTCCAAAGTGCGAGACTCGGTGCTCTCCCTGTACGACCCCATCAAGGAGCCCTACATGGCGGTCGGCTACATTGGCATCGTCATCAAGATCTGCGTTGCCTTCGCCCTCCATATGATCCCGTTCCGTGACGCCCTCTACCACTTCTTTCGCTGGACGCCGGAGGAGGTGCCGTACTGGAAGCACTGCCTCGTCATGGCCGTTCCGGCGACAGCCGCGCTGCTTTGCGGTCTCTTTATCCCGACCGTCAACACCGTCCTGGGACTGCTGGGCTCCTTTTGCGGTGGCATCATCGGCATGATTATGCCAGCGCTGTTCTATATGTACACTGGTGACTTCAACCTGCGCGAAGTTGGCCTGCTGAACTACGTGGCcacgcacctgctgctcGTCGGAGGTGTTGTTTCAGTGGTCTTtggcaccgtcaccaccatcTACAGCACCTCCCAGAGATCTTTCGTCTCGTAA
- a CDS encoding amino acid transporter aATP11, putative, whose product MPGNRVPLSHTLGKDEVELKGHCRSDCHEAPAAALGDMDPKWVDVDDEFSCGGGRKLLYECPDLPMQNGVDRDTEGQPLPSSQAPDEVRGAKRWARRNIFSRIFNAIIPHGGLLSGAVNLACVTLGAGIMSIPSAFNTSGIIMAVFYLVIITSLTVLSITLLSNAMEKTGIYSFEGLARALFGRGGDIVAAVLMWILCFGASVGFVIAIGDILKPIFAHPKVPPFLQEKSGRRCIMSGVWLLFMLPLVLPKKINSLRYMSAVGVFLIVFFVICAIYHSIVYGLKDGIRKDLVMVRPGNEAVSGLSIFCFSYLCQVNVGRIIVENTERTTRMITLQAILSCSICATLYFLTGFFGYADFGPSLKGNILERYSPYQSPIFFVVFPGIIVKLCASFSLDMLACRTALFQVMHWDVETMPYWKHTLVSVPMAIGALILGLFVPDINIVFGLAGALSGGFIGFVFPALFVMYAGSWNLKKVGIWYYLATYFLLICGVVSIVFGTVSTVYFSFFV is encoded by the coding sequence ATGCCTGGCAACCGTGTGCCACTGTCCCACACGCTTGGCAAGGATGAGGTGGAGCTGAAAGGACATTGTCGCAGCGATTGCCATGAAGCgcctgcggcagcactgGGGGATATGGACCCCAAATGGGTGGACGTGGACGATGAATTCtcctgcggtggcggccggaAGCTCCTTTACGAGTGCCCAGATCTTCCTATGCAAAACGGCGTTGACCGAGATACCGAGGGCCAGCCACTCCCAAGCTCTCAGGCACCGGACGAGGTGAGGGGTGCGAAAAGATGGGCGCGGCGAAACATCTTCTCTCGTATCTTCAACGCCATCATCCCGCACGGTGGCCTGCTCTCTGGCGCAGTCAACCTGGCGTGTGTGACGCTTGGTGCCGGTATTATGTCGATCCCGTCCGCCTTCAACACATCGGGGATAATCATGGCGGTGTTTTACCTCGTGATCATAACCAGTCTTACCGTGCTCTCCATCACGTTGTTGTCTAACGCCATGGAGAAGACCGGCATCTACAGCTTCGAGGGACTTGCCCGCGCTCTCTTCggtcgtggtggtgacaTCGTTGCGGCCGTGCTCATGTGGATACTCTGCTTCGGTGCTTCGGTGGGCTTCGTCATCGCCATTGGCGACATCCTCAAGCCGATCTTCGCGCACCCTAAGGTGCCACCATTCCTgcaggagaagagcggcCGTCGCTGCATCATGAGCGGCGTCTGGTTGCTATTtatgctgccgctggtgctgcccaAGAAGATCAACTCCCTCCGCTACATGTCCGCCGTCGGTGTCTTCTTGATTGTGTTTTTTGTCATCTGCGCCATCTATCACTCCATCGTGTACGGGTTGAAGGACGGCATCCGCAAGGACCTCGTTATGGTGCGTCCCGGCAATGAAGCCGTCTCGGGGTTGTCCATCTTCTGCTTCAGCTACCTGTGCCAGGTGAACGTTGGCCGTATTATCGTCGAGAACACCGAGAGAACAACTCGCATGATCACACTTCAGGCCATCCTGAGCTGCAGTATCTGTGCAACGCTCTACTTCCTCACTGGCTTCTTCGGCTACGCAGATTTCGGGCCTTCTCTGAAGGGCAACATCCTGGAAAGGTACAGCCCCTACCAAAGCCCCATCTTCTTCGTTGTCTTTCCCGGCATCATCGTAAAGCTGTGCGCCTCATTCTCGCTGGACATGCTCGCCTGCCGCACGGCGCTGTTCCAGGTGATGCACTGGGACGTGGAGACGATGCCGTACTGGAAGCACACCCTGGTGAGTGTGCCGATGGCCATCGGCGCTCTCATCCTCGGCTTGTTCGTACCCGATATCAACATCGTCTTTGGACTTGCCGGCGCTCTCTCTGGCGGCTTCATTGGGTTTGTATTCCCGGCGTTGTTTGTCATGTACGCTGGCAGCTGGAACCTCAAGAAGGTGGGTATCTGGTACTACCTCGCCACTTACTTCCTGCTTATCTGCGGTGTTGTTTCCATTGTCTTTGGCACCGTTTCCACCGTGTACTTTAGCTTCTTCGTGTAG